In one window of Pseudoliparis swirei isolate HS2019 ecotype Mariana Trench chromosome 15, NWPU_hadal_v1, whole genome shotgun sequence DNA:
- the btc gene encoding probetacellulin isoform X1: MAKVCGLYVGVVTALALCKYSLAEWNATDESANRTESLGHHHGNGDNCTVSPTDPIDTGQWTGHFSECPEELTHYCIHGDCRYIREQEAPSCRCQRGYIGSRCEYLDLDWRIGEKRQIVIVCIIAGLVLLVLLIVFMCFCSHRRCRLWRRRGRRREEEHRNGTEKLPMMDAGASHTTSRTGSTEAAHTDSV, encoded by the exons CTCTGGCCTTATGTAAATACTCCCTGGCAGAATGGAATGCCACCGACGAGTCGGCCAATCGAACCGAGTCCCTCGGGCATCACCACGGCAACGGAGACAACTGCACAG tttcACCGACAGACCCGATAGATACAGGGCAGTGGACCGGTCACTTCTCCGAATGTCCAGAGGAACTGACGCACTACTGCATCCACGGGGATTGTCGTTACATCCGAGAACAGGAGGCCCCGTCGTGCAG gTGTCAGCGGGGTTACATCGGCTCCAGGTGTGAATATCTGGACCTCGACTGGCGGATAGGAGAGAAGCGACAAATCGTAATCGTCTGCATCATCGCGGGGCTcgttctcctcgtcctcctcattGTGTTCATGTGCTTCTGTTCACA TCGCAGGTGCAGATTGTGGCGGCGGAGGGGAAGACGGAGGGAAGAAGAACACAGGAACGGGACGGAGAAGCTCCCCATGATGGACGCCGGCGCGTCGCACACGACCTCGAGGACCGGCTCCACCGAGGCCGCACACACCGACAGCGTATGA
- the btc gene encoding probetacellulin isoform X3 — translation MAKVCGLYVGVVTEWNATDESANRTESLGHHHGNGDNCTVSPTDPIDTGQWTGHFSECPEELTHYCIHGDCRYIREQEAPSCRCQRGYIGSRCEYLDLDWRIGEKRQIVIVCIIAGLVLLVLLIVFMCFCSHRRCRLWRRRGRRREEEHRNGTEKLPMMDAGASHTTSRTGSTEAAHTDSV, via the exons AATGGAATGCCACCGACGAGTCGGCCAATCGAACCGAGTCCCTCGGGCATCACCACGGCAACGGAGACAACTGCACAG tttcACCGACAGACCCGATAGATACAGGGCAGTGGACCGGTCACTTCTCCGAATGTCCAGAGGAACTGACGCACTACTGCATCCACGGGGATTGTCGTTACATCCGAGAACAGGAGGCCCCGTCGTGCAG gTGTCAGCGGGGTTACATCGGCTCCAGGTGTGAATATCTGGACCTCGACTGGCGGATAGGAGAGAAGCGACAAATCGTAATCGTCTGCATCATCGCGGGGCTcgttctcctcgtcctcctcattGTGTTCATGTGCTTCTGTTCACA TCGCAGGTGCAGATTGTGGCGGCGGAGGGGAAGACGGAGGGAAGAAGAACACAGGAACGGGACGGAGAAGCTCCCCATGATGGACGCCGGCGCGTCGCACACGACCTCGAGGACCGGCTCCACCGAGGCCGCACACACCGACAGCGTATGA
- the rxfp3 gene encoding relaxin-3 receptor 1, which yields MSGDRHSEASAGVVHAANINLSCVFNTTNSSDSDFLHLPDFHKPDFVGDGAAVVRIIISVIYSLVCALGLVGNVLVLYLMKSKHVWKKSSINLFVTCLALTDLQFVLTLPFWAVENVLDFTWLFGKAMCKIVSYVTAMNMYASVFFLTAMSVTRYWSLASALKGRRRRPHCCPARCIAVFIWIAAVSAALPHAVFSTTVSVSSEDLCLVKFPETNGSAQFWLGLYHSQKVLLGFVLPLGIISACYLLLLRSITSKNINNASAKRRAKVTKSVTIVVLSFFLCWLPNQALTAWGILIKLNVVHFSYKYYTTQVYVFPVSVCLAHSNSCLNPILYCLMRREFRKALKKLFWRMTSATIRPITATTKPAMDEQGQVLVVPGSAPEEPAVVFYPPGAVIYNDRRDLPQ from the coding sequence ATGTCAGGAGACAGGCACTCCGAAGCCTCAGCAGGTGTCGTCCATGCTGCAAACATCAACCTCAGCTGTGTGTTCAACACCACCAACAGCAGCGACTCGGACTTCCTCCACCTGCCGGACTTCCACAAACCCGACTTTGTgggagatggcgcggctgtcgTGCGGATTATCATCTCTGTCATCTACTCGCTGGTGTGCGCGCTGGGCTTGGTTGGAAACGTGCTGGTTCTGTACCTCATGAAGTCCAAACACGTGTGGAAAAAATCCTCCATCAACTTGTTCGTAACTTGTTTGGCGCTCACGGACCTGCAGTTCGTGCTGACTCTGCCGTTCTGGGCGGTGGAGAACGTGCTGGACTTCACGTGGCTGTTCGGCAAAGCCATGTGCAAGATCGTCTCCTACGTGACGGCCATGAACATGTACGCCAGCGTGTTTTTCCTCACCGCTATGAGCGTGACGCGCTACTGGTCGCTCGCCTCCGCGCTCAAGggcaggcggcggcggccgcaCTGCTGCCCCGCGCGGTGCATCGCCGTCTTCATCTGGATTGCCGCTGTGTCCGCCGCGCTGCCGCACGCGGTTTTCTCCACGACCGTGAGCGTGTCCAGTGAGGACTTGTGCCTCGTCAAGTTCCCGGAGACCAACGGAAGCGCGCAGTTCTGGCTCGGGCTGTATCACTCTCAGAAAGTGCTGCTGGGGTTCGTGCTGCCGCTGGGCATCATCTCCGCCTGCTACCTGCTCCTGTTGCGCTCCATCACCTCCAAAAACATCAACAACGCGAGCGCCAAACGACGCGCGAAGGTCACCAAGTCCGTCACCATTGTGGTGTTGTCGTTCTTCCTCTGCTGGCTGCCCAACCAGGCGCTGACCGCCTGGGGCATCCTCATTAAACTCAACGTAGTCCACTTCAGTTACAAGTACTACACCACGCAGGTGTACGTGTTCCCGGTGTCCGTGTGCCTGGCGCACTCCAACAGCTGCCTGAACCCCATCCTGTACTGCCTGATGAGGCGGGAGTTCAGGAAGGCGCTAAAAAAACTCTTCTGGCGCATGACGTCGGCGACAATCAGGCCGATCACAGCCACCACGAAGCCCGCGATGGACGAGCAGGGCCAGGTCCTGGTGGTGCCGGGGAGCGCGCCCGAGGAGCCCGCGGTAGTGTTCTACCCTCCGGGGGCGGTGATCTACAACGACCGGCGAGACCTGCCGCAATAG
- the btc gene encoding probetacellulin isoform X2, giving the protein MAKVCGLYVGVVTALALCKYSLAEWNATDESANRTESLGHHHGNGDNCTVSPTDPIDTGQWTGHFSECPEELTHYCIHGDCRYIREQEAPSCRCQRGYIGSRCEYLDLDWRIGEKRQIVIVCIIAGLVLLVLLIVFMCFCSQCRLWRRRGRRREEEHRNGTEKLPMMDAGASHTTSRTGSTEAAHTDSV; this is encoded by the exons CTCTGGCCTTATGTAAATACTCCCTGGCAGAATGGAATGCCACCGACGAGTCGGCCAATCGAACCGAGTCCCTCGGGCATCACCACGGCAACGGAGACAACTGCACAG tttcACCGACAGACCCGATAGATACAGGGCAGTGGACCGGTCACTTCTCCGAATGTCCAGAGGAACTGACGCACTACTGCATCCACGGGGATTGTCGTTACATCCGAGAACAGGAGGCCCCGTCGTGCAG gTGTCAGCGGGGTTACATCGGCTCCAGGTGTGAATATCTGGACCTCGACTGGCGGATAGGAGAGAAGCGACAAATCGTAATCGTCTGCATCATCGCGGGGCTcgttctcctcgtcctcctcattGTGTTCATGTGCTTCTGTTCACA GTGCAGATTGTGGCGGCGGAGGGGAAGACGGAGGGAAGAAGAACACAGGAACGGGACGGAGAAGCTCCCCATGATGGACGCCGGCGCGTCGCACACGACCTCGAGGACCGGCTCCACCGAGGCCGCACACACCGACAGCGTATGA